Proteins encoded within one genomic window of Paramisgurnus dabryanus chromosome 13, PD_genome_1.1, whole genome shotgun sequence:
- the leng1 gene encoding leukocyte receptor cluster member 1 translates to MNILPKKSWHVRNKDNVARVRRDEARAAEEERELQRRVERAEQEARTDYLRKKSQAALQEKGDWTEDVETAQTSRGAREIEHLNLFPIEDSAEKKGNAEYLKEKKEEQEKQERAIGLLVSLGPAPGTEVTPWYLKNRKDSEEDEDNKKDKHKTSRDKDKQKTFTEEEREKKDRKLKNSLDPLNEMKKALSVKNKKEKKHKKEKRDRTELRSGDSSIERLRAERLQREADERKRAQALLEQKSGGGREKQERQLGERDRPYNSAYFPELARKRQRRDGDQYGFY, encoded by the exons ATGAACATTTTGCCTAAGAAGAGCTGGCATGTGCGCAATAAGGACAACGTTGCGCGCGTGCGCCGCGACGAGGCTCGTGCAGCGGAAGAAGAACGCGAGCTCCAACGACGAGTGGAACGCGCAGAGCAAGAG GCTCGAACTGATTATTTGAGAAAAAAGTCTCAAGCAGCCCTCCAAGAGAAAGGAGACTGGACAGAAGATGTGGAGACGGCACAGACGAGTCGAGGAGCCAGAGAGATAGAACATCTAAATCTCTTTCCTATAGAAGATTCTGCTGAAAAGAAAGGCAATGCGGAATACCTCAAAGAGAAGAAAGAAGAGCAG GAGAAGCAGGAACGTGCCATTGGTCTTTTAGTGTCTCTGGGCCCTGCTCCTGGAACAGAGGTCACTCCTTGGTACCTGAAAAACAGAAAAGACAGCGAGGAAGACGAAGACAACAAaaaagataaacacaaaacaagtcGAGacaaagacaaacagaaaaccTTCACTGAGGAGGAGAGGGAAAAGAAAGACAGGAAGCTTAAGAACAGTTTGGATCCTCTTAATGAAATGAAGAAAGCGTTGTCAGTGAAGAACAAGAAGGAGAAAAAGCATAAAAAGGAGAAGAGAGACAGAACAGAACTGAGGAGTGGAGATAG TTCCATAGAGAGGTTACGGGCAGAGCGACTGCAGAGAGAAGCGGATGAGAGGAAAAGGGCACAAGCATTACTGGAACAGAAAAGTGGAGGcgggagagaaaaacaagaaAGACAGTTGGGTGAAAGAGACAGGCCATACAACAGTGCCTACTTTCCTGAATTGGCACGGAAAAGGCAAAGGAGAGACGGGGATCAGTATGGCTTTTATTAG